CGCGCTGGGCGACCTCGCGGTAGCCGTCGATGTTGCGGATCTGCAGGTAGGGGCCGTCGATCGCCTGGAGGTTGTTGGCGCGGGCGGCCATCAGGATCTTCATCAGGATGTAGTGGTAGGCGTCCGCCGGGTAGCCGGGCGGCTGCTCGCCCACGACCAGCGACTTCATGTTGATCGACGCCATGAAGTCGGCCGGGCCGAAGATGATCGTCTCGACGCGGGGGGAGGCCTGCGCGATCTCGTTGACGTTGTTCAGGCCCTGCGCGTTCTCGATCTGCGCCTCGATGCCGATCCGGCCGACCTCGAAGCCCATCGTCTTCTCGATCTGCGTCAGCAGCAGGTCCAGGGCGACGATCTGCTGGGCGTCCTGCACCTTCGGCAGCATGATGCAGTCGAGGTTCGGGCCGGCGCCCTCGACGACCGTGACGACATCGCGGTACGTCCACTCGGTCGTCCAGTCGTTGACGCGCACGACCCGTGTCTTGCCCGTCCAGTCGCCCTCGTTGAGGAACTTGACGATGGTGTGCCGCGCCTCGGGCTTGGCGAGCGGGGCGCACGCGTCCTCCAGGTCGAGGAAGACCTGGTCCGCCGGGAGGCCCTGGGCCTTCTCCAGGAAGCGCGGGTTCGAGCCCGGTACCGCCAGGCAGGAACGCCGGGGGCGAAGGCGGTTGATCGAAGGGTGCGCGGCGGAGCCGCCCGTTGGAAGGGTGGTGGTGGGCGACGGGTGGGCGGTCATGCGGGGACCTCCAGAGGGTCGAGCTTGTTCGCTTTCCGGATCTCGTCGACGATGCGGCCGATGATTCCGGTGATGTCGAAGTCCTTCGGGGTGAAGACCGCGGCCACTCCGGCTGCCCTGAGCTGCTCGGCATCCCCGTTCGGGATGATGCCACCGGCGATCACCGGAATGTCTGTGGCACCGGCCACACGCAGCCGTTCGAGCACGTCCGGCACCAGTTGGGCGTGCGAGCCGGACAGGATGGACAGGCCGACCGCGTGCACGTCCTCGGCGAGGGCCGCGTCCACGATCTGCTCGGGCGTCAGCCGGATGCCCTGGTAGACCACCTCGAAGCCGGCGTCACGCGCGCGCACGGCGATCTGCTCGGCGCCGTTGGAGTGGCCGTCCAGGCCCGGCTTGCCGACCAGGAAACGCAGCTTGCCGACGCCCAGCTCCTTGGCCGTCAGGTCCACCGTGCGACGGACCCGGTGCAGTGTGCTGCCCTCCTCGACGGGGACGGCCACCGGCGCCGAGGAGACACCCGTGGGAGCCCTGAACTCGCCGAACACCTCGCGCAGGGCCCCGGCCCACTCGCCGGTGGTCGCCCCGGCGCGGGCGCACTCCAGGGTGGCCTCCATGAGGTTCCCGGTGCCGCAGGCGGCCTCCTTCAGCCGCTCCAGCGCCTTGCAGGGCCGCGGGTGGTTGAAGGGCGGCTGGTAGCGGCTGTCGCGCCACTGCTGGAGCGAGGCGATGACGCGGGCCTCGACCTCCGGGTCGACCGTCTGGATCGCGGTGTCCAGGTCGGCGGTCAGCGGGTTCGGCTCGGTGCCCTCGAAGGCGTTCACGCCGATGATCTTCTCCTGGCCGGACTCGATCCGGCCCCGGCGCTCCGCGTGCGAGGCGACCAGCTGCGACTTGAGGTAGCCGGACTCGACGGCCGCCATCGCGCCCCCCATCTCCTGGATGCGGTCGATCTCCGCGGACGCGGCCTCGACCAGCTCCTCCACCTTCGCCTCGATGACCTTCGAGCCCTCGAAGATGTCGTCGTACTCCAGCAGATCGCTCTCGTACGCCAGCACCTGCTGGATGCGCAGTGACCACTGCTGGTCCCACGGGCGGGGCAGGCCGAG
This region of Streptomyces caelestis genomic DNA includes:
- a CDS encoding HpcH/HpaI aldolase/citrate lyase family protein, with the translated sequence MTAHPSPTTTLPTGGSAAHPSINRLRPRRSCLAVPGSNPRFLEKAQGLPADQVFLDLEDACAPLAKPEARHTIVKFLNEGDWTGKTRVVRVNDWTTEWTYRDVVTVVEGAGPNLDCIMLPKVQDAQQIVALDLLLTQIEKTMGFEVGRIGIEAQIENAQGLNNVNEIAQASPRVETIIFGPADFMASINMKSLVVGEQPPGYPADAYHYILMKILMAARANNLQAIDGPYLQIRNIDGYREVAQRAAALGFDGKWVLHPGQVEASNEIFSPSQEDYDHAELILDAYDYYTSEAGGKKGSAMLGDEMIDEASRKMALVIAGKGRAAGMRRTSKFETPEA
- a CDS encoding protein meaA, translated to MTERQKDRPWLMRTYAGHSTAEASNELYRRNLAKGQTGLSVAFDLPTQTGYDSDHILARGEVGRVGVPIGHVGDMRRLFQDIPLEQMNTSMTINATAMWLLALYQVVAEEQGADITKLQGTTQNDIVKEYLSRGTHVFPPGPSLRLTTDMIAYTVSHMPKWNPINICSYHLQEAGATPVQEIAYAMSTAIAVLDAVRDSGQVPQERMGDVVGRISFFVNAGVRFIEEMCKMRAFGRIWDRITRERYGIENPKHRRFRYGVQVNSLGLTEAQPENNVQRIVLEMLAVTLSKDARARAVQLPAWNEALGLPRPWDQQWSLRIQQVLAYESDLLEYDDIFEGSKVIEAKVEELVEAASAEIDRIQEMGGAMAAVESGYLKSQLVASHAERRGRIESGQEKIIGVNAFEGTEPNPLTADLDTAIQTVDPEVEARVIASLQQWRDSRYQPPFNHPRPCKALERLKEAACGTGNLMEATLECARAGATTGEWAGALREVFGEFRAPTGVSSAPVAVPVEEGSTLHRVRRTVDLTAKELGVGKLRFLVGKPGLDGHSNGAEQIAVRARDAGFEVVYQGIRLTPEQIVDAALAEDVHAVGLSILSGSHAQLVPDVLERLRVAGATDIPVIAGGIIPNGDAEQLRAAGVAAVFTPKDFDITGIIGRIVDEIRKANKLDPLEVPA